The following coding sequences lie in one Miscanthus floridulus cultivar M001 chromosome 9, ASM1932011v1, whole genome shotgun sequence genomic window:
- the LOC136479271 gene encoding uncharacterized protein produces the protein MDGGSGLNILYVNTLELLELDQSRLRGGAAPFHGVVLGKRTQPLGHIDLPICFGTPSNYRKEVLTFKVVGFKGAYHAILGRPCYAKFMVVPNYTYLKLKMSGPYGVITIESTYEHAYDCDIKCIEYAEALMEAETLIINLDQLGSEALDTKHRARTFKPIEAIKFVPIDPAHPNGRALKVSATLDSK, from the coding sequence atggacggaggcagcggcctcaacatcctctacgtcaacaccctggagctcttggagctcgaccagtcacggctCCGAGGTGGTGCCGCACCCTTCCATGGCGTTGTGCTGGGGAAGCGCACGCAACCCCTTGGGCACATCGACTTGCccatctgctttggcactccctccaactaccgcaaggaggtcctcaccttcaaggtggttgggttcaagggggcctatcatgccatcttggggcgcccatgctacgccaagttcatggtggtccccaactacacctacctcaagcttaaGATGTCGGGGCCCTACGGCGTCATCaccatcgagtccacgtacgagcatgcatacgactgcgacatcaAATGCattgagtacgccgaggctctcatggaggccgagaccctcatcatcaacctcgaccagcttggtagcgaggcgcTCGACACCAAGCATCGTGCCAGGACTTTCAAGCCCATAGAGGCCATCAAGTTCGTCCCGATCGACCCCGCTCACCCCAACGGCCGAGCGCTGaaggtcagcgccaccctcgacagcaaatag